From Paraglaciecola sp. L1A13:
CCTTACGTGTATTACAGCAGGCTCAAGACTATGCCGCTAACGTAAAAGCAAAAAAATAAAGCTTATTTAACCGGTTAGCAATTGGCGTTAAGTGGATTGTTGGCATTGTTAAACACTCGCCCTTGTATTTGCATGCATTGGGCGAGTGAATTAAGCCTATATATGGTGTTTATTGGCAACAACTAGAAATAAATAGCATAGGAAACATTGAGAAAATCAACGCCTGGATTTCGATCGTTTAAACCACCGTTTGAATAATGCATGTATCGCAGCGCCACAGATTGATTCATGTTGTCACCGAAATCGGTGACTAAGCCTAAACGGTCTTCAAATTGGTAATGAGAGCCAATATCTTTACCCGCAAAGCGAGTGTCTTCAACTAACGATACACCGATACCAAACTCCCATCTCAGAGGGTACTTATTGGCTATAGTGGCGAACTGTTTAGAAAATACCGGTGAAATAGCCATGGCGTAATTCGTTTCATGACTATTTTGTTCGCCGAATTCCCAAAAATTAACACTCACTTCCCAATACAAATCTACGTTTCCTAACCACTTTATTTGTGTAAGTTGGGCCGCGTAGGGACGATAGGCTAATCGTATTCCTTGAATATCGTCTGAGCCTAAAAGGTAATCTACCGCGATGCCTTGTTTTGCTGCCTGCGCGTTTGGTGTAATAAAGTAGCTGCCGATTAGGGCGATAACAATAAATAATATACGCATGAGTGTGTCCCTATTTAAATTAATGTGTGAATACTAAATAGGGACGATTACAATAATTAATTGGTTTTATTATCGCAATAATTCGACTTTACCGTTCGGTATAATGGAATGTTTAATGTTTTTAATAGCCTGAATTTTTTATATACACATTTTTTTATTATTTTAGTTATATTTATTTTCCATTTTAAACAATGGGTTTACAAGACGCGTTAATTGACAGGCTAAATCCCGTTTGGGTGCATTGAATTGTTGCTATTGGTACACTTGAATTTATATATTGGTTTGTAAGGTGTTTTAATACAGGAGGTAGGCGCTTGGCGACACTCAGTAGTAGCGAGCAAGAGAAAGT
This genomic window contains:
- a CDS encoding acyloxyacyl hydrolase, which gives rise to MRILFIVIALIGSYFITPNAQAAKQGIAVDYLLGSDDIQGIRLAYRPYAAQLTQIKWLGNVDLYWEVSVNFWEFGEQNSHETNYAMAISPVFSKQFATIANKYPLRWEFGIGVSLVEDTRFAGKDIGSHYQFEDRLGLVTDFGDNMNQSVALRYMHYSNGGLNDRNPGVDFLNVSYAIYF